One window from the genome of Gopherus evgoodei ecotype Sinaloan lineage chromosome 2, rGopEvg1_v1.p, whole genome shotgun sequence encodes:
- the SORBS3 gene encoding vinexin isoform X2 codes for MAFQAAGSGTLQPRSVQPLEPLLHGWGPEPAVQKGFLGNFSLPTPLEGTLRAAGNPHLRERHGAHSAGAGDSGCFPHSLSSPPPYAMAGGCLNPQGSQGLSLKDFVPSHLQKREFLPAARSPAAPTATSPQPSTWVPLRHRGPRVPVIRNCGSNTLNFEFHDTSPRIACNGTTEPRRAAPRSSVSDWYQTWPAKETKKLSSQAVPVPLPAESAISPLENGPPPVPRAAPWSATWTKDSKRKDKRWVKYDGIGPVDETGMPIASRSSVDRPRDWYRSMFQQIHRKLPEPQLDWDFHHCTEPRPPAFAQKGRMPSGSSYLQNGLDWRGQEAADDAAMEPRSIFDYEPGKSSVLDHPNPVAEPQAGRAGSWHQFLKELEMGSLPKKPLAPFPVEPPPPSQPIEVLLERELQQLSEELDKDMKALETHRHPCKGLENFEKWRAKSLTSSASLCACTAARLPSACRSHPALGQSPPASRRPPASPSMERAGLGVGTSDWSRSPPRKDPPGHSGKSPLADESESIEAVDGPVRREDKKMKAARVKFDFQAESPKELTMQKGDIVYIHKEVDRNWLEGEHYGRVGIFPSNYVEILSPTEVPKPIKPPTIQVLEYGEALAQYNFKGDLAVELSFRKGERICLVRKVDENWYEGRISGTNRQGIFPANYVQVLKEPRVKASEEFPASPNLTAPASPRLLAHTGSPAQLHSPGSPRSNPSSSFLAGSPTAQQRGTEGGALSSSPHHFGFTFPVSPKLQRAGVSSSLLQGPQNPQLAPSTTLLSPVSLSPSPQPPGPSRPQETPPTAAPSSLPGQSSTLEAPVPAGCHLGSAGHLPKAPPSDNGSSIQWTPFRAIYQYRPQNEDELELHEGDRVDVMQQCDDGWFVGVSRRTQKFGTFPGNYVAPV; via the exons ATGGCATTCCAGGCAGCCGGATCTGGGACACTGCAGCCCCGGAGC gTGCAACCCCTGGAGCCTCTGCTGCATGGCTGGGGACCGGAGCCTGCTGTGCAGAAAGGATTCCTTGGCAACTTCTCTCTTCCCACTCCCCTGGAGGGGACATTGAGGGCAGCTGGGAATCCCCACCTCCGGGAGAGACACGGTGCAcattcagcaggagcaggggacagCGGCTGCTTTCCTCACAgtctctcctctccacccccctATGCCATGGCAGGAGGCTGCCTGAATCCTCAGGGGTCCCAGGGCCTCAGCTTGAAAGACTTTGTCCCATCCCACCTCCAGAAGAGGGAATTTCTTCCTGCTGCCAggagcccagcagcccccacgGCCACATCCCCTCAGCCGTCCACGTGGGTCCCACTGCGACACAGAGGACCCAGG GTGCCCGTGATCCGTAACTGCGGCTCCAACACCCTGAACTTTGAGTTCCATGACACGTCTCCCCGCATAGCGTGCAATGGCACCACCGAGCCTAGGAGAGCAGCCCCCAGGAGCTCAG TGAGTGACTGGTATCAGACCTGGCCTGCCAAAGAAACGAAGAAGCTGAGTTCCCAGGCAGTgcctgttcccctcccagctgAGTCGGCGATAAGCCCCCTGGAGAACGGCCCCCCACCTGTGCCCCGCGCAGCCCCCTGGTCTGCCACCTGGACTAAGGATAGCAAGAGGAAGGACAAGCGATGGGTGAAGTATGACGGGATCGGCCCGGTGGATGAGACGGGGATGCCGATCGCATCGCGATCC AGTGTGGACAGGCCCCGGGACTGGTACCGGAGCATGTTCCAGCAGATCCACCGTAAGCTCCCAG AACCACAGCTGGACTGGGATTTCCACCACTGCACAG AGCCACGCCCTCCGGCGTTTGCACAAAAGGGCCGCATGCCAAGTGGCTCCTCTTACCTGCAGAATGGCCTGGACTG GAGGGGCCAGGAGGCAGCTGATGATGCTGCGATGGAGCCTAGGAGCATTTTCGACTACGAACCCGGGAAATCATCCGTCCTTGACCATCCCAACCCG GTTGCGGAGCCCCAGGCGGGACGTGCTGGCAGCTGGCACCAATTTCTGAAGGAGCTGGAGATGGGGAGCCTG CCTAAGAAGCCCCTGGCACCATTTCCTGTAGAGCCTCCCCCACCGTCCCAGCCGATCGAG GTGTTACTGGAGAgagagctgcagcagctcagcgaGGAGTTAGACAAGGACATGAAAGCCCTGGAGACACATCGGCATCCTTGCAAG GGACTGGAAAACTTTGAGAAGTGGCGTGCCAAGTCTTta acTTCTTCGGCGTCTCTCTGCGCTTGCAccgccgcccg CCTACCGTCTGCCTGCCGTTCCCATCCTGCCTTGGGGCAGAGCCCCCCCGCTTCCCGACGCCCACCTGCCAGCCCCAGCATGGAGAGAGCGGGCCTGGGCGTGGGCACGAGCGATTGGAGCAGGTCTCCTCCCAGGAAAG atcccccaggccactctgggaaAAGCCCCTTGGCTGATGAGAGTGAGTCTATAGAGGCGGTGGATGGACCAGTGAGGAGAGAGGACAAGAAG ATGAAAGCTGCTCGCGTCAAGTTTGACTTCCAGGCTGAGTCCCCAAA GGAGCTGACCATGCAGAAGGGAGACATCGTCTATATCCACAAGGAGGTGGACAGGAACTGGCTGGAAGGAGAGCACTATGGGAGGGTGGGCATATTCCCCTCCAACTACGTGGAG ATCCTATCTCCCACCGAAGTGCCCAAGCCCATCAAGCCACCCACCATCCAGGTGCTGGAGTACGGAGAGGCCCTGGCCCAGTACAACTTCAAAGGGGACCTGGCGGTGGAGCTGTCCTTCCGCAAG GGCGAGCGCATCTGTCTGGTCCGCAAGGTGGATGAGAACTGGTATGAGGGACGGATCTCTGGCACCAACCGCCAGGGCATCTTCCCGGCCAACTACGTACAAGTGCTGAAGGAGCCACGGGTCAAGGCCTCAGAGGAGTTCCCCGCCTCTCCAAACTTGACTGCCCCTGCCTCCCCAAGGCTGTTGGCTCACACAGGCTCACCGGCCCAGCTGCACTCGCCTGGTAGCCCGCGTTCCAATCCCTCGTCCTCCTTCCTGGCAGGCTCTCCCACTGCCCAACAGCGCGGCACAGAGGGGGGCGCCCTGTCGTCCTCTCCGCACCATTTTGGCTTCACCTTCCCTGTCTCCCCCAAGCTGCAGCGTGCCGGAGTCTCATCCAGCctcctccaggggccccagaaccCCCAACTGGCCCCCAGCACCACCTTGCTCTCCCCGGTGAGTCTGAGCCCGAGCCCGCAGCCTCCGGGTCCCTCCCGGCCACAGGAGACTCCACCCACTGCAGCGCCCTCCTCGCTTCCTGGGCAG AGCTCCACCCTTGAAGCCCCAGTACCTGCAGGTTGCCATCTGGGCAGTGCTGGGCACCTGCCCAAGGCCCCCCCATCTGACAACGGCTCCAGCATACAGTGGACCCC GTTCCGGGCCATTTATCAGTACAGACCTCAGAACGAGGACGAGCTGGAGCTGCATGAAGGGGACCGGGTGGACGTCATGCAGCAGTGTGACGATGGCTGGTTTGTGG GTGTGTCCAGGAGAACCCAGAAATTCGGCACCTTCCCTGGCAATTACGTTGCCCCTGTGTAA
- the SORBS3 gene encoding vinexin isoform X1, whose translation MAFQAAGSGTLQPRSVQPLEPLLHGWGPEPAVQKGFLGNFSLPTPLEGTLRAAGNPHLRERHGAHSAGAGDSGCFPHSLSSPPPYAMAGGCLNPQGSQGLSLKDFVPSHLQKREFLPAARSPAAPTATSPQPSTWVPLRHRGPRVPVIRNCGSNTLNFEFHDTSPRIACNGTTEPRRAAPRSSVSDWYQTWPAKETKKLSSQAVPVPLPAESAISPLENGPPPVPRAAPWSATWTKDSKRKDKRWVKYDGIGPVDETGMPIASRSSVDRPRDWYRSMFQQIHRKLPEPQLDWDFHHCTEPRPPAFAQKGRMPSGSSYLQNGLDWRGQEAADDAAMEPRSIFDYEPGKSSVLDHPNPVAEPQAGRAGSWHQFLKELEMGSLPKKPLAPFPVEPPPPSQPIEVLLERELQQLSEELDKDMKALETHRHPCKGLENFEKWRAKSLTSSASLCACTAARSLPSACRSHPALGQSPPASRRPPASPSMERAGLGVGTSDWSRSPPRKDPPGHSGKSPLADESESIEAVDGPVRREDKKMKAARVKFDFQAESPKELTMQKGDIVYIHKEVDRNWLEGEHYGRVGIFPSNYVEILSPTEVPKPIKPPTIQVLEYGEALAQYNFKGDLAVELSFRKGERICLVRKVDENWYEGRISGTNRQGIFPANYVQVLKEPRVKASEEFPASPNLTAPASPRLLAHTGSPAQLHSPGSPRSNPSSSFLAGSPTAQQRGTEGGALSSSPHHFGFTFPVSPKLQRAGVSSSLLQGPQNPQLAPSTTLLSPVSLSPSPQPPGPSRPQETPPTAAPSSLPGQSSTLEAPVPAGCHLGSAGHLPKAPPSDNGSSIQWTPFRAIYQYRPQNEDELELHEGDRVDVMQQCDDGWFVGVSRRTQKFGTFPGNYVAPV comes from the exons ATGGCATTCCAGGCAGCCGGATCTGGGACACTGCAGCCCCGGAGC gTGCAACCCCTGGAGCCTCTGCTGCATGGCTGGGGACCGGAGCCTGCTGTGCAGAAAGGATTCCTTGGCAACTTCTCTCTTCCCACTCCCCTGGAGGGGACATTGAGGGCAGCTGGGAATCCCCACCTCCGGGAGAGACACGGTGCAcattcagcaggagcaggggacagCGGCTGCTTTCCTCACAgtctctcctctccacccccctATGCCATGGCAGGAGGCTGCCTGAATCCTCAGGGGTCCCAGGGCCTCAGCTTGAAAGACTTTGTCCCATCCCACCTCCAGAAGAGGGAATTTCTTCCTGCTGCCAggagcccagcagcccccacgGCCACATCCCCTCAGCCGTCCACGTGGGTCCCACTGCGACACAGAGGACCCAGG GTGCCCGTGATCCGTAACTGCGGCTCCAACACCCTGAACTTTGAGTTCCATGACACGTCTCCCCGCATAGCGTGCAATGGCACCACCGAGCCTAGGAGAGCAGCCCCCAGGAGCTCAG TGAGTGACTGGTATCAGACCTGGCCTGCCAAAGAAACGAAGAAGCTGAGTTCCCAGGCAGTgcctgttcccctcccagctgAGTCGGCGATAAGCCCCCTGGAGAACGGCCCCCCACCTGTGCCCCGCGCAGCCCCCTGGTCTGCCACCTGGACTAAGGATAGCAAGAGGAAGGACAAGCGATGGGTGAAGTATGACGGGATCGGCCCGGTGGATGAGACGGGGATGCCGATCGCATCGCGATCC AGTGTGGACAGGCCCCGGGACTGGTACCGGAGCATGTTCCAGCAGATCCACCGTAAGCTCCCAG AACCACAGCTGGACTGGGATTTCCACCACTGCACAG AGCCACGCCCTCCGGCGTTTGCACAAAAGGGCCGCATGCCAAGTGGCTCCTCTTACCTGCAGAATGGCCTGGACTG GAGGGGCCAGGAGGCAGCTGATGATGCTGCGATGGAGCCTAGGAGCATTTTCGACTACGAACCCGGGAAATCATCCGTCCTTGACCATCCCAACCCG GTTGCGGAGCCCCAGGCGGGACGTGCTGGCAGCTGGCACCAATTTCTGAAGGAGCTGGAGATGGGGAGCCTG CCTAAGAAGCCCCTGGCACCATTTCCTGTAGAGCCTCCCCCACCGTCCCAGCCGATCGAG GTGTTACTGGAGAgagagctgcagcagctcagcgaGGAGTTAGACAAGGACATGAAAGCCCTGGAGACACATCGGCATCCTTGCAAG GGACTGGAAAACTTTGAGAAGTGGCGTGCCAAGTCTTta acTTCTTCGGCGTCTCTCTGCGCTTGCAccgccgcccg CAGCCTACCGTCTGCCTGCCGTTCCCATCCTGCCTTGGGGCAGAGCCCCCCCGCTTCCCGACGCCCACCTGCCAGCCCCAGCATGGAGAGAGCGGGCCTGGGCGTGGGCACGAGCGATTGGAGCAGGTCTCCTCCCAGGAAAG atcccccaggccactctgggaaAAGCCCCTTGGCTGATGAGAGTGAGTCTATAGAGGCGGTGGATGGACCAGTGAGGAGAGAGGACAAGAAG ATGAAAGCTGCTCGCGTCAAGTTTGACTTCCAGGCTGAGTCCCCAAA GGAGCTGACCATGCAGAAGGGAGACATCGTCTATATCCACAAGGAGGTGGACAGGAACTGGCTGGAAGGAGAGCACTATGGGAGGGTGGGCATATTCCCCTCCAACTACGTGGAG ATCCTATCTCCCACCGAAGTGCCCAAGCCCATCAAGCCACCCACCATCCAGGTGCTGGAGTACGGAGAGGCCCTGGCCCAGTACAACTTCAAAGGGGACCTGGCGGTGGAGCTGTCCTTCCGCAAG GGCGAGCGCATCTGTCTGGTCCGCAAGGTGGATGAGAACTGGTATGAGGGACGGATCTCTGGCACCAACCGCCAGGGCATCTTCCCGGCCAACTACGTACAAGTGCTGAAGGAGCCACGGGTCAAGGCCTCAGAGGAGTTCCCCGCCTCTCCAAACTTGACTGCCCCTGCCTCCCCAAGGCTGTTGGCTCACACAGGCTCACCGGCCCAGCTGCACTCGCCTGGTAGCCCGCGTTCCAATCCCTCGTCCTCCTTCCTGGCAGGCTCTCCCACTGCCCAACAGCGCGGCACAGAGGGGGGCGCCCTGTCGTCCTCTCCGCACCATTTTGGCTTCACCTTCCCTGTCTCCCCCAAGCTGCAGCGTGCCGGAGTCTCATCCAGCctcctccaggggccccagaaccCCCAACTGGCCCCCAGCACCACCTTGCTCTCCCCGGTGAGTCTGAGCCCGAGCCCGCAGCCTCCGGGTCCCTCCCGGCCACAGGAGACTCCACCCACTGCAGCGCCCTCCTCGCTTCCTGGGCAG AGCTCCACCCTTGAAGCCCCAGTACCTGCAGGTTGCCATCTGGGCAGTGCTGGGCACCTGCCCAAGGCCCCCCCATCTGACAACGGCTCCAGCATACAGTGGACCCC GTTCCGGGCCATTTATCAGTACAGACCTCAGAACGAGGACGAGCTGGAGCTGCATGAAGGGGACCGGGTGGACGTCATGCAGCAGTGTGACGATGGCTGGTTTGTGG GTGTGTCCAGGAGAACCCAGAAATTCGGCACCTTCCCTGGCAATTACGTTGCCCCTGTGTAA
- the SORBS3 gene encoding vinexin isoform X4 — MAFQAAGSGTLQPRSVQPLEPLLHGWGPEPAVQKGFLGNFSLPTPLEGTLRAAGNPHLRERHGAHSAGAGDSGCFPHSLSSPPPYAMAGGCLNPQGSQGLSLKDFVPSHLQKREFLPAARSPAAPTATSPQPSTWVPLRHRGPRVPVIRNCGSNTLNFEFHDTSPRIACNGTTEPRRAAPRSSVSDWYQTWPAKETKKLSSQAVPVPLPAESAISPLENGPPPVPRAAPWSATWTKDSKRKDKRWVKYDGIGPVDETGMPIASRSSVDRPRDWYRSMFQQIHRKLPEPQLDWDFHHCTEPRPPAFAQKGRMPSGSSYLQNGLDWRGQEAADDAAMEPRSIFDYEPGKSSVLDHPNPVAEPQAGRAGSWHQFLKELEMGSLPKKPLAPFPVEPPPPSQPIEVLLERELQQLSEELDKDMKALETHRHPCKTSSASLCACTAARLPSACRSHPALGQSPPASRRPPASPSMERAGLGVGTSDWSRSPPRKDPPGHSGKSPLADESESIEAVDGPVRREDKKMKAARVKFDFQAESPKELTMQKGDIVYIHKEVDRNWLEGEHYGRVGIFPSNYVEILSPTEVPKPIKPPTIQVLEYGEALAQYNFKGDLAVELSFRKGERICLVRKVDENWYEGRISGTNRQGIFPANYVQVLKEPRVKASEEFPASPNLTAPASPRLLAHTGSPAQLHSPGSPRSNPSSSFLAGSPTAQQRGTEGGALSSSPHHFGFTFPVSPKLQRAGVSSSLLQGPQNPQLAPSTTLLSPVSLSPSPQPPGPSRPQETPPTAAPSSLPGQSSTLEAPVPAGCHLGSAGHLPKAPPSDNGSSIQWTPFRAIYQYRPQNEDELELHEGDRVDVMQQCDDGWFVGVSRRTQKFGTFPGNYVAPV; from the exons ATGGCATTCCAGGCAGCCGGATCTGGGACACTGCAGCCCCGGAGC gTGCAACCCCTGGAGCCTCTGCTGCATGGCTGGGGACCGGAGCCTGCTGTGCAGAAAGGATTCCTTGGCAACTTCTCTCTTCCCACTCCCCTGGAGGGGACATTGAGGGCAGCTGGGAATCCCCACCTCCGGGAGAGACACGGTGCAcattcagcaggagcaggggacagCGGCTGCTTTCCTCACAgtctctcctctccacccccctATGCCATGGCAGGAGGCTGCCTGAATCCTCAGGGGTCCCAGGGCCTCAGCTTGAAAGACTTTGTCCCATCCCACCTCCAGAAGAGGGAATTTCTTCCTGCTGCCAggagcccagcagcccccacgGCCACATCCCCTCAGCCGTCCACGTGGGTCCCACTGCGACACAGAGGACCCAGG GTGCCCGTGATCCGTAACTGCGGCTCCAACACCCTGAACTTTGAGTTCCATGACACGTCTCCCCGCATAGCGTGCAATGGCACCACCGAGCCTAGGAGAGCAGCCCCCAGGAGCTCAG TGAGTGACTGGTATCAGACCTGGCCTGCCAAAGAAACGAAGAAGCTGAGTTCCCAGGCAGTgcctgttcccctcccagctgAGTCGGCGATAAGCCCCCTGGAGAACGGCCCCCCACCTGTGCCCCGCGCAGCCCCCTGGTCTGCCACCTGGACTAAGGATAGCAAGAGGAAGGACAAGCGATGGGTGAAGTATGACGGGATCGGCCCGGTGGATGAGACGGGGATGCCGATCGCATCGCGATCC AGTGTGGACAGGCCCCGGGACTGGTACCGGAGCATGTTCCAGCAGATCCACCGTAAGCTCCCAG AACCACAGCTGGACTGGGATTTCCACCACTGCACAG AGCCACGCCCTCCGGCGTTTGCACAAAAGGGCCGCATGCCAAGTGGCTCCTCTTACCTGCAGAATGGCCTGGACTG GAGGGGCCAGGAGGCAGCTGATGATGCTGCGATGGAGCCTAGGAGCATTTTCGACTACGAACCCGGGAAATCATCCGTCCTTGACCATCCCAACCCG GTTGCGGAGCCCCAGGCGGGACGTGCTGGCAGCTGGCACCAATTTCTGAAGGAGCTGGAGATGGGGAGCCTG CCTAAGAAGCCCCTGGCACCATTTCCTGTAGAGCCTCCCCCACCGTCCCAGCCGATCGAG GTGTTACTGGAGAgagagctgcagcagctcagcgaGGAGTTAGACAAGGACATGAAAGCCCTGGAGACACATCGGCATCCTTGCAAG acTTCTTCGGCGTCTCTCTGCGCTTGCAccgccgcccg CCTACCGTCTGCCTGCCGTTCCCATCCTGCCTTGGGGCAGAGCCCCCCCGCTTCCCGACGCCCACCTGCCAGCCCCAGCATGGAGAGAGCGGGCCTGGGCGTGGGCACGAGCGATTGGAGCAGGTCTCCTCCCAGGAAAG atcccccaggccactctgggaaAAGCCCCTTGGCTGATGAGAGTGAGTCTATAGAGGCGGTGGATGGACCAGTGAGGAGAGAGGACAAGAAG ATGAAAGCTGCTCGCGTCAAGTTTGACTTCCAGGCTGAGTCCCCAAA GGAGCTGACCATGCAGAAGGGAGACATCGTCTATATCCACAAGGAGGTGGACAGGAACTGGCTGGAAGGAGAGCACTATGGGAGGGTGGGCATATTCCCCTCCAACTACGTGGAG ATCCTATCTCCCACCGAAGTGCCCAAGCCCATCAAGCCACCCACCATCCAGGTGCTGGAGTACGGAGAGGCCCTGGCCCAGTACAACTTCAAAGGGGACCTGGCGGTGGAGCTGTCCTTCCGCAAG GGCGAGCGCATCTGTCTGGTCCGCAAGGTGGATGAGAACTGGTATGAGGGACGGATCTCTGGCACCAACCGCCAGGGCATCTTCCCGGCCAACTACGTACAAGTGCTGAAGGAGCCACGGGTCAAGGCCTCAGAGGAGTTCCCCGCCTCTCCAAACTTGACTGCCCCTGCCTCCCCAAGGCTGTTGGCTCACACAGGCTCACCGGCCCAGCTGCACTCGCCTGGTAGCCCGCGTTCCAATCCCTCGTCCTCCTTCCTGGCAGGCTCTCCCACTGCCCAACAGCGCGGCACAGAGGGGGGCGCCCTGTCGTCCTCTCCGCACCATTTTGGCTTCACCTTCCCTGTCTCCCCCAAGCTGCAGCGTGCCGGAGTCTCATCCAGCctcctccaggggccccagaaccCCCAACTGGCCCCCAGCACCACCTTGCTCTCCCCGGTGAGTCTGAGCCCGAGCCCGCAGCCTCCGGGTCCCTCCCGGCCACAGGAGACTCCACCCACTGCAGCGCCCTCCTCGCTTCCTGGGCAG AGCTCCACCCTTGAAGCCCCAGTACCTGCAGGTTGCCATCTGGGCAGTGCTGGGCACCTGCCCAAGGCCCCCCCATCTGACAACGGCTCCAGCATACAGTGGACCCC GTTCCGGGCCATTTATCAGTACAGACCTCAGAACGAGGACGAGCTGGAGCTGCATGAAGGGGACCGGGTGGACGTCATGCAGCAGTGTGACGATGGCTGGTTTGTGG GTGTGTCCAGGAGAACCCAGAAATTCGGCACCTTCCCTGGCAATTACGTTGCCCCTGTGTAA
- the SORBS3 gene encoding vinexin isoform X3, whose product MAFQAAGSGTLQPRSVQPLEPLLHGWGPEPAVQKGFLGNFSLPTPLEGTLRAAGNPHLRERHGAHSAGAGDSGCFPHSLSSPPPYAMAGGCLNPQGSQGLSLKDFVPSHLQKREFLPAARSPAAPTATSPQPSTWVPLRHRGPRVPVIRNCGSNTLNFEFHDTSPRIACNGTTEPRRAAPRSSVSDWYQTWPAKETKKLSSQAVPVPLPAESAISPLENGPPPVPRAAPWSATWTKDSKRKDKRWVKYDGIGPVDETGMPIASRSSVDRPRDWYRSMFQQIHRKLPEPQLDWDFHHCTEPRPPAFAQKGRMPSGSSYLQNGLDWRGQEAADDAAMEPRSIFDYEPGKSSVLDHPNPVAEPQAGRAGSWHQFLKELEMGSLPKKPLAPFPVEPPPPSQPIEVLLERELQQLSEELDKDMKALETHRHPCKTSSASLCACTAARSLPSACRSHPALGQSPPASRRPPASPSMERAGLGVGTSDWSRSPPRKDPPGHSGKSPLADESESIEAVDGPVRREDKKMKAARVKFDFQAESPKELTMQKGDIVYIHKEVDRNWLEGEHYGRVGIFPSNYVEILSPTEVPKPIKPPTIQVLEYGEALAQYNFKGDLAVELSFRKGERICLVRKVDENWYEGRISGTNRQGIFPANYVQVLKEPRVKASEEFPASPNLTAPASPRLLAHTGSPAQLHSPGSPRSNPSSSFLAGSPTAQQRGTEGGALSSSPHHFGFTFPVSPKLQRAGVSSSLLQGPQNPQLAPSTTLLSPVSLSPSPQPPGPSRPQETPPTAAPSSLPGQSSTLEAPVPAGCHLGSAGHLPKAPPSDNGSSIQWTPFRAIYQYRPQNEDELELHEGDRVDVMQQCDDGWFVGVSRRTQKFGTFPGNYVAPV is encoded by the exons ATGGCATTCCAGGCAGCCGGATCTGGGACACTGCAGCCCCGGAGC gTGCAACCCCTGGAGCCTCTGCTGCATGGCTGGGGACCGGAGCCTGCTGTGCAGAAAGGATTCCTTGGCAACTTCTCTCTTCCCACTCCCCTGGAGGGGACATTGAGGGCAGCTGGGAATCCCCACCTCCGGGAGAGACACGGTGCAcattcagcaggagcaggggacagCGGCTGCTTTCCTCACAgtctctcctctccacccccctATGCCATGGCAGGAGGCTGCCTGAATCCTCAGGGGTCCCAGGGCCTCAGCTTGAAAGACTTTGTCCCATCCCACCTCCAGAAGAGGGAATTTCTTCCTGCTGCCAggagcccagcagcccccacgGCCACATCCCCTCAGCCGTCCACGTGGGTCCCACTGCGACACAGAGGACCCAGG GTGCCCGTGATCCGTAACTGCGGCTCCAACACCCTGAACTTTGAGTTCCATGACACGTCTCCCCGCATAGCGTGCAATGGCACCACCGAGCCTAGGAGAGCAGCCCCCAGGAGCTCAG TGAGTGACTGGTATCAGACCTGGCCTGCCAAAGAAACGAAGAAGCTGAGTTCCCAGGCAGTgcctgttcccctcccagctgAGTCGGCGATAAGCCCCCTGGAGAACGGCCCCCCACCTGTGCCCCGCGCAGCCCCCTGGTCTGCCACCTGGACTAAGGATAGCAAGAGGAAGGACAAGCGATGGGTGAAGTATGACGGGATCGGCCCGGTGGATGAGACGGGGATGCCGATCGCATCGCGATCC AGTGTGGACAGGCCCCGGGACTGGTACCGGAGCATGTTCCAGCAGATCCACCGTAAGCTCCCAG AACCACAGCTGGACTGGGATTTCCACCACTGCACAG AGCCACGCCCTCCGGCGTTTGCACAAAAGGGCCGCATGCCAAGTGGCTCCTCTTACCTGCAGAATGGCCTGGACTG GAGGGGCCAGGAGGCAGCTGATGATGCTGCGATGGAGCCTAGGAGCATTTTCGACTACGAACCCGGGAAATCATCCGTCCTTGACCATCCCAACCCG GTTGCGGAGCCCCAGGCGGGACGTGCTGGCAGCTGGCACCAATTTCTGAAGGAGCTGGAGATGGGGAGCCTG CCTAAGAAGCCCCTGGCACCATTTCCTGTAGAGCCTCCCCCACCGTCCCAGCCGATCGAG GTGTTACTGGAGAgagagctgcagcagctcagcgaGGAGTTAGACAAGGACATGAAAGCCCTGGAGACACATCGGCATCCTTGCAAG acTTCTTCGGCGTCTCTCTGCGCTTGCAccgccgcccg CAGCCTACCGTCTGCCTGCCGTTCCCATCCTGCCTTGGGGCAGAGCCCCCCCGCTTCCCGACGCCCACCTGCCAGCCCCAGCATGGAGAGAGCGGGCCTGGGCGTGGGCACGAGCGATTGGAGCAGGTCTCCTCCCAGGAAAG atcccccaggccactctgggaaAAGCCCCTTGGCTGATGAGAGTGAGTCTATAGAGGCGGTGGATGGACCAGTGAGGAGAGAGGACAAGAAG ATGAAAGCTGCTCGCGTCAAGTTTGACTTCCAGGCTGAGTCCCCAAA GGAGCTGACCATGCAGAAGGGAGACATCGTCTATATCCACAAGGAGGTGGACAGGAACTGGCTGGAAGGAGAGCACTATGGGAGGGTGGGCATATTCCCCTCCAACTACGTGGAG ATCCTATCTCCCACCGAAGTGCCCAAGCCCATCAAGCCACCCACCATCCAGGTGCTGGAGTACGGAGAGGCCCTGGCCCAGTACAACTTCAAAGGGGACCTGGCGGTGGAGCTGTCCTTCCGCAAG GGCGAGCGCATCTGTCTGGTCCGCAAGGTGGATGAGAACTGGTATGAGGGACGGATCTCTGGCACCAACCGCCAGGGCATCTTCCCGGCCAACTACGTACAAGTGCTGAAGGAGCCACGGGTCAAGGCCTCAGAGGAGTTCCCCGCCTCTCCAAACTTGACTGCCCCTGCCTCCCCAAGGCTGTTGGCTCACACAGGCTCACCGGCCCAGCTGCACTCGCCTGGTAGCCCGCGTTCCAATCCCTCGTCCTCCTTCCTGGCAGGCTCTCCCACTGCCCAACAGCGCGGCACAGAGGGGGGCGCCCTGTCGTCCTCTCCGCACCATTTTGGCTTCACCTTCCCTGTCTCCCCCAAGCTGCAGCGTGCCGGAGTCTCATCCAGCctcctccaggggccccagaaccCCCAACTGGCCCCCAGCACCACCTTGCTCTCCCCGGTGAGTCTGAGCCCGAGCCCGCAGCCTCCGGGTCCCTCCCGGCCACAGGAGACTCCACCCACTGCAGCGCCCTCCTCGCTTCCTGGGCAG AGCTCCACCCTTGAAGCCCCAGTACCTGCAGGTTGCCATCTGGGCAGTGCTGGGCACCTGCCCAAGGCCCCCCCATCTGACAACGGCTCCAGCATACAGTGGACCCC GTTCCGGGCCATTTATCAGTACAGACCTCAGAACGAGGACGAGCTGGAGCTGCATGAAGGGGACCGGGTGGACGTCATGCAGCAGTGTGACGATGGCTGGTTTGTGG GTGTGTCCAGGAGAACCCAGAAATTCGGCACCTTCCCTGGCAATTACGTTGCCCCTGTGTAA